The genome window CCGCTACCGCATGTTCGGGTCAAGCGCGTCGCGCAGACCATCGCCGATATAGTTGATGGCGAGCACCGTCACCAAAATCGCCAAGCCGGGGAACACTGCCGCCCACCACGCCGTTTCGAGCGTGGCCTGCGCGTTCGAGAGCATGTTGCCCCACGAAGCCGTCGGCGGCTGGATACCCAGGCCCAAGAACGAGAGGGTCGATTCGAGGATGATGACGCCTGCGATGTCGAGCGTCGCCTGGACGACGATCGGAGCGATCGCATTGGGCAACAGATGCCGGAAGATGATCCGTCCGTCGCGGTTGCCGATGGCACGCGCCGCTTCGGCGAACTCACGCTCGCGTAGACTGAGGAAGGACGCGCGCACCAGACGAGCGACGCTCATCCACGCCAACGCACCGATAATTAGGACGATCACGCCAAAACTCAGTGCCGCCTTTGACGAGCTGGCGGCAACGATGGCCGTCAGCACCAGCAGTAGCGGTAGCAACGGAATCGACAGAAACACGTCGGTGATGCGCATGATCAGCCAATCGACCCAGCCGCCGTAATAGCCGGAAATGGCGCCCAGCGTCGTGCCGATCAGCACTTCCATGAACACGGCAAAGAAGCCGACCATCAGCGAGATGCGCGCACCGTACAGCAAGCGCGACAGTAGGTCGCGTCCGACTTCGTCGGTGCCGAGAAGATGGCCGCCGCACAACGCATGATCCACAAAGCACGGCGGAAGGGGCGGTCCTTGCCAATGCACTTCGTCGATTGCGTTGGGATCGAACGGCGAAAGCTGATGCGCGAAAATCGCAGCCAAAACGATCAAGCCCAGAACGACGATTCCGGCCATGGCCAGCTTGTGACGGCGTAACCGCGTCCAGAACGTTACTTTCGAGACGTTCTGATCGTCCTCGACGACGGCATTGGGTTGAAGCGGAATTGATGCAGCCATGTTATCAGTCGTATTTCACGCGCGGGTCGAGCCAGGCGTACACGACGTCCGCCAGGAGATTCGAGAACACGACCGCGACGGCGAGGATGATTAAGATGCCCATCAACAGCGAGATGTCGCCCTGCGTGAGGCCGTTGTAGAACAAGCGTCCCGTCCCGGGCCACGCGAAGATGTCTTCGGTAATGATCGCACCGCCCAACACGCCCGGAAGCGAAAGAGCGACGACCGTCACGACCGGTATCAGTGCGTTCTTCAGGCCGTGCTTGAAGAGAACCGCGCGAAAACCCAAGCCCTTGGCGGCCGCGGTCCGCATGTAATCGGTGCCCAGCACTTCCAACAGCGACGATCGCATGAAGCGGCTGAACAATGCGAGGGATAGCAGCGATAGCACCAACGTCGGCAAGATTAAATGCGACAGCCGGTCGCTCAACTCGAACGTGTCGCTACTGGAGATGCCGGCCGACGGCAACTGAATTTGATAGCCGAACGGCAGCGGTATGCCGTGCACGGCGAATGCCAGCTGCATCATCAATGCGAACCAAAATACCGGCATCGATTGTCCGAAGAACGCTAGCGTCGTGATGAAATAGTCGACCACGGTATAGCGGTAAACTGCCGAGACGATGCCGGCCGCAACGCCGACCGCGAGCGAAAACACGAACGAGGTCAGCATCAATTCGAGCGTCGCGGGCAACCGCTCCAGAATCGCCTGCAGCACCGGCTCCGAGTTGCTGGTCGAGTACCCGAAATCGCCGGTTAGAACGTGCATCAACCACTTAAAATACTGAACCGGAACCGGCTGATCCATCCCCAAGTTGTGCTTGAGGCGCGCGATATCGGCCGGGGTGATGTGCGGATTGGCCAGATACGGCGCCAATGGTCCACCCGGCATGTTATAGAGGATGGCGTAGAGGATGACCGAGATAAGCAGCAGCAGCGGAATCGATTGCAGCGTGCGGCGTACGACGTAGGTAAACAGCGAACGTATCCTCCGGCGGCGCTAATTAGCAGCCGGGGCTGAAATGCCTTCCGGCCTCGCATCCTCGCGGCGGCCTAAGCCAAGGATCTCACGTGCTTCGTCGGGTGTTGCAACGGGCCGCCCCGCTTCCTCGGCGATACGAGCAATGCGCGCTACCAACTCTTCGTTACTCGCCAGACGCCCTTTCGAGTAATACAGGTTGTCCTCTAGCCCGACGCGCACGTGACCGCCCATGGCGATCGCAGCGAGGGCCATCGGCAGCTGCTGGCGGCCGACACCGGCGACCGACCAGGTACACCCGTGCGGCAAGTCGTCCACCAAATCGCACAAGTTCGCAACCGTAGCATCCAGACCGCCCGGTACTCCGAGCACGAAGTCGACGTGTTGCGGCATCGCCAAGATGCCTTCGCGATGCAAGCGCCGCGCGTTGCTAAGGTGGCCTTTGTCGAAGATCTCTAGTTCGGGTCGCACGCCATATTCGGTCATCGATGTCGCAAGCGCGCGCATGATCGGAAAACTGTTCTCGAAGATCTCGTCGCCGAAGTTCACCGAGCCGCATGTGAGGGTCGCCATCTCGGGGCGCAACTGCAGCACGCCGGCGCGTTCCTGGGGCGACATTCCGATCGCGCCGCCGGTGGAAAACTGAACGATCAGGTCGCTCGCGGCACGAATCTCGTTGTAGGCTTCCGCGAAGCGCCCCACATCGTGCGTGTTGTTTCCATCGTCATCGCGGCAGTGTACGTGAATCATCGAGGCTCCCGCCTCGCGAATGCGGCGCGCCGTTTCGCCCAGCCGCTCGGGCGTATGCGGAAGGTGCGGCGTTTGGTCGAGCGTTACTTCGGCCCCGACCGGAGCGCAGGTGATGATGAGCGGCTGCATCCGGCGATGTTCGTCCGCGCCGGCGGCGGCTACTCCAGCCTCCGGCGAGCCCCCTCGATAATGGTAGCGTCGAGGCCGAGCAGTTCGGCCAGATCGACCGCGTCGCCGGCCGGCATTTCACCGTCGCCGGCCTTGCGCACCGAATAATCCATCGCACGCTCCAACAACGCTAGCGCGTCGCGCAGATTGCCCACCGTTCCGCGCGGCAGGGCTCGCAATCCGCCAACGGTGAGATGCTCGACGCCGGCCGCGGCCGCGACGCCGTCCAGATGCGTCGTCGCGAGCGTTCGTATTCCGCGCTCCCGGAAGAACGCCAGTAGCGACGCGAGCAGCGCTGAGCCTTCGCGCGGCCCGGTGGTTCGTGCAAACTCGTCGAGCAACATCAAGGCGCCGTTCGCGCGAGCTGCGACATCGCGCACGCGGTCAACCTCGTGCGCAAACGACGAAAGCAACGACGGCCCGACTTCGTCGCCGGCATGCAGCCATACGATTCGATCGAACAACTCGAGCCGTGCGCGTCGCGCCGGAACCGGCAATCCGAAACTCGCCAACGCCGCGATCGCTCCGCACGTGCGTAGCACGACGGTTTTTCCGCCCATGTTCGGGCCGGTGATCGCCGCAACCGAACGAACTTCGACGTCGAAGGGCGTGAATCGCAAGTCGCGTTGCTGCAAGGCTTCCTCGAGGGGAAGAAATCGCGCGCCTTCGAGCGCGACACCAACATCTGCAGCAAGCTCGGGCGCGGTGCAGGCGTAGCTGCGCGCGAACCGGATGGCCGCGTGCAATGCATCGAATGCGCCGATCGCATCGGACGCCGGCTGCAATTCCGGCACCGCCCGCGCGATCGCGTCCGAAAGTTCGCTACGAATCGAACGCTCGGCGTCTGCGACGGCGCCTGCGGCGTGGTCGCGAGCGATGCGCGATCGTTGCAGCGCATCGCCGGCGACTAACGTGCACAAAAAATACGTCGGCGCCTCGCGAATAACCGCGATGCTCTCCGGCCACTCGGTGGGAGCCCCCTCTCGCATGACGATGAACTCGTCGGTTTCGACCGCCGGCCGATGCAGAGCAGCGGCCACACGCGAACGCAACTCCGACTCCAACGCATCGACCGCTCGTTGCGTTCTCTGCAGTTCGCCGCGCGCTACACGCAACGCCGGATCGAACCCATCGCTCAAATAGAATCCGCCCCCGCTCGTGCGGCCGCGCGCCAACGACGCCGATAAGGCACGAATAAGCGGCGTGGCAATCGTTTTGGCGTCGGCCGCCTCGCTCAACGCGGAAGCGCTCAGCCGATCGGCGAGCCCGACCGCGCCGTCGCAGAAACGCGCGACTTGCAGCAACACGTCGTCCGGCAACGCTTCGCCGAGCGCGGCCCGGGCCGCCGGTGACGTGATGTCGGGTACAACGCGCAGCGATTCGGCGAAGACCCGCAGTTCGTCATCGGCGGTGCGCGTTGCTACGCCGTGTACCATCCGTGCTCGCGCGGAGGCGGCGGCTTCGTTTCCGCGTGCGAACGGCTCCCAACGCGCCAACGCACGTATGCCGCACTCGCTACTCGGTCGCAGAGCCGCGTCGAGCCATACGAGATCGAGCGCACGTGCCGTCGATTCGTCGGCAATGGCGTTCCAATTCAAGCGACACCCCAACCCGCATACACATCGTACGCCGGAAGACCGGTGGCTTCGGCCACGGCTCGAGCAAACGATAGAGGTTCGAACGCGTGCCCCCGGCCGATCGATGCGATCGTCGTGGCGATCGGATGCAGCGGGCGCTCACAGCGAACGTCGAGCCGTTCGAACGCTGCGTCGGCGGCGCGGCCGGCCAATGCAAACTGCGTCGGATCGCCGATGACGACTTGGCGCGTTTCTCGCGCGGCGATCAGCGGCGCGGCTTTCGATGCCGTCAGCGCTCCCTCGACCCTTAGCGCCGGCGCCCCGGCATCGAGTGCGGCGATTCCCAAGCGCTTAGCTAGTATGCGCGCGGCGTCCGTGGCGTCATCGGGCGTCGCGGCGGCAGCCGCACCCGTCGCGATCACGACCGCCGCTCCGCTGCCCGCCAATGCTGCAACGCGATCGATCGCACCGTCGACGATCACGACGTCGGCGAGTGTATCCAGACGCTCGAGCGTTCGAGCGACGCCGCTGGCAGTCGGAGGACCGATCAACTCTAGGTGTGCGGCTTCGCGGATGCGCACAATCGTGACGGGCCCGGCTGCGGTTTCAAGCGGCAATACCTCGAGCACTTCGGTCGCGAATCCCGCACTCAACGCGTCGGCCGCTGTAGCGACCACCGTGCCCGGGCGCACGAAAAGCCGGGGTTTTGCGACGCCGTCGACCGCGTCGAAGCTCTCTCCGTCGCGACCCGTCGACAACAGGGCGACGCGCAGGCCGGTCGCGATGGCGGCGGCATAGATAGCGCGAGCGGCGACCGTTTTGCCAACGTTTTTCGCGGTACCCACAACGAATATGCGGCGGCTACCCCGAGTTCGCGCTAAATGGAGCAGCGCGTACCCGGCACCGCGACTATCCAACATGCAAGATCTTCAGAACCGCAAACGTGAGGCCGGTAAGGGTCAAGAGCAAACCGCCCAAGAACGCGGCGTAGCGTTCGGCAAAGCCCCCGAGCCGCGCGCCGAGCGTCAGGCCGGCAGCGGTGGCGCACAGCGAAACGAAGCCGATGATGACCAGCGCGATCACCGGCGGGACGCCGATGTAGAGAATCGAGAAGCCGATGCCGAGCGAATCCAAGCTGATGGCCAGCGAAGCGACGAATAATCCCCACCCCTTGGAAAGGTCGAGTTTCGCCGCGGCACTCTTCGAACGGCTTTCGGACATCATGAAGATTCCCAGCACGACCAACGCGCCGAAGCCGACGAAGCCGGCGACTTCTCCGAACAACCGTCCTGCCGCGACGCCGATCCCGGCGCCAATTACGTTCATCGCGACCTCGGCAGTCGCGAACGCCAGACCAATTCGCAATTTGAGCGCACGCTCGACGCCCCGCACGCCGACACCGATACTCACCGCGAAGACGTCCAGCGAAAGGCTGAGCGCGACGAACGCGATCTTTAGCGCTGCCGTCACGTGATGCGCTGGGTCTTTCCAGCTGCCGCCTTGTTGCTGGTCGTGGGGATCGTAGCTCCTGTCATCGCCGTACTCGCGTCCATGTCACCCGGCGAGGCCGCGGCATCGTTTAACGCCGACGCGCGCGCCGCGCTGAACGTGTCGTTGACCGCATCGTTGGCTGCGACGGCGGTCGCCACACTGCTCGGCGTTCCGGCCGGGTACTGGTTGGGTCATGCGGGCCGGGGTGTTCGGGCCACCGCACTCTTTTTACTCGCACTGCCGCTGGCATTTCCGCCGGTAGCGTCCGGCTTGATGCTGATCGTCACCCTGGGCACGCGAGCGCCGGTCGGTGCCTGGTTGGCCGCACATGGCCTGCGCGTTCCCGACACGCTCCTCGGCGTCGGAGTCGCAGAATTCTTCGTGTCCGGTTCGTTCGTGGCCATCGCCGCCACGGCCGCGTTCGCGGCGGTGGATCCGGTGTACGCCGATGCGGCGCGCACGCTCGGTGCTGGAGAATGGCGGATTTTCGGACGAATCGCGTTGCCCGCTGCCGCCGGAAGCGTCTTGGCAGGCGTGACGTTCGCGTGGCTGCGCGCCATCGGCGAATACGGTGCAACGTCGGTGCTGGCGTATCACCCGACGTCTTTGCCGGTCGCGTTGTACGTCGCGTTGTCTGCGCAAGGGGTTCGTCAAGCGATGGCTTTGTGCTACGGATTCGTCGTGCTCGCGGTCGTTGCGCTATTGGTCGCGTGGATTCTGCGCCGCCGCGTCGTACCTTGAGGGGCATGGCGTTTCTCGACGGACTCTTCGCTCCCAACTCGGCCTTCCAAAAAAACTTTTTCTTTCTCGCTAAACGTTTCGTCCCGGGCGAATCGATCGAGTCGGCCGTTTCGACGGTCCGCGAGCTCAACGCGGCTGGGATGACGGCCTCATTGGATTACTTGGGTGAAGACGTGACGGAGCGCGAGGCCGCACTGCACACGGTCGACGCCTACCTGCGAATCCTGGATGCGCTGCAGGCGGCCGGGGTCGATTCGAACGTTTCGATCAAGCTCACGGCGCTTGGACTGTTGATCGACGAGGATTTCGCGCTGGACAACGTTAGCCGGATCGCCCAACGGGCCGCTCAGAACTCCGATCCATTCGTGCGCATCGATATGGAAGGCTCTGCCGTCACCGATGCCACCCTGCGCGTGTTCGAGCGCTGTTTTGCGGCCAACAAGAACGTCGGCATCGTGTTGCAGGCGTACCTGAAGCGCACCGCAGCCGACGTCGAGCGCGCGATCGCATTGGGAGCGCGCGTGCGCCTCTGCAAAGGCGCCTATCGCGAACCGCCCGAGATTGCGTATCAGCAAATGCCCGAGATCCGCGAAAACTATCTGCGCCTGGCCGAGCGGTTACTCTCGGCAGGCACGTATCCGGGAATCGCGACGCACGATCGCCGTTTGATCGGCGCCGTAAGAGATTTTTGTTCGCGCAACGCCATACCGCCGTCGCGCTTTGAGTTTCAGATGCTGCACGGGTGCCGTCCGGCGGAGCAACACGAACTGGTCGCGCAAGGCTACAACATGCGAGTGTACGTGCCGTTCGGAACCCACTGGGCTGGATATTTCTACCGTCGCGTGCTGGAGCGTCGCGAAAACGCCTGGTTCGCGTTGTCCTCGATCTTCTCGCGTTAACGCCGCGTGCGTGCCGTGGTGCAGCGCGTTTCGAACGCGCGCGTGTCGGTCGACCGATCCGAAACCGGCGCGATCGATGCCGGCCTCGTGGCCTATGTCGGCGTCGGCCGGAACGATACGGAACGCGACGCACTGTGGATAGCAGAGAAAATCGCCGAGCTGCGCGTCTTCGAGGACGACGCGGGCCGGATGAATCGCTCGGTCGAGCAATGCGGCGGCGGCGTCCTGCTGATCTCGCAGTTCACACTTCTCGGCGACGCGCGGCGCGGGCGGCGCCCCTCTTTCGCAGCAGCCGCTTCGGGCGAACCGGCGCGCGATCTCTACGAACGAGTCGGCAGCGCGCTCGAAACGCGCGGCCTGCGAGTCGCCTACGGCGTGTTCGGAGCCGACATGGAAGTGCAGCAAAGCAACCAAGGGCCTGTCACAATTCTTCTGGATTCCGAGCGAACGTTCTAGGAAGGCGCAGGCCGGTGTAAAACCTTTGTACGGCCCCCCAAACCTTTTGAGCGTAAGCTGCGTTCATTTAGTATCCCGGCCATCGCGGCCGGCGAAGATGTAAACGATAGGACGTGCCAGTGACTGAACAACCCAAGCGACCGGCGGGAATGTCGGTCCGCGAAGCCGGCCAAAAAGGCGGCGAGACCGTTAAGAAAAAGTACGGTCCGGAATTCTACGAACAAATCGGCCGCAAGGGCGGCTTAGCGACCAAATTGGCGCACGGTCACGAGTTTTACGAACAAATCGGGAAAAAGGGCGGTAAGAAGGGCGGCGAAGCGACCCGCGATCGTTATGGGCCCAACTTCTACGAACGTATCGGACAAAAAGGTGGCCAAAAGGTCAAACAACTCATCGAGGAAGGCAAGCGCGCAGCCGCGGCAGCGCGGGAGCAGCGCGCCAGCTAAGATTCGAACGGCGCTCTGGTTGAGCGCCGCTGTGGCGGCGACCCTTGTGGTCGCCGGCCGCATCCCCGCGCGCGCATATCCTCCTTCGCCGACAGCGCCTCCGAAGGCGCCGGCGCCAGTGACCCCTCATCCGGCCGGGAACGTTCTGCCCTTCGACTCGGACCTGGTGTTCGTGACCGACGATTCGATATCGTCGAAATCGTCCAAGACGGGTCAGCTCATCGGAACGCGATTGAAAGATCCGCTGATTGTCGGCGGTCGAGTCGTTGCACCCGCCGGAACGCCCGCCATGTTGCGCATCGTCGACGTGTCGGCCGCCGACATCGGCGATGTCTATGGATTCGTCGATATTTTCTTCGAGCCGTTGCAACTGGCCGACGGAAGAACGATTCCCCTTCGAGCGCCCATCGCGCGATTGCAGCCGCGCGACAGCGCCGGCCACGAGTCGACCGTCGAGCTCGAAGACACCGTTGCCGACGAAGTGATCCCGTACCACTTCCTGTATCACATCTTCCGCAAGGGGAAGAACTTTGTGCTTGGCCCGGGCTCGGAGATTCCCGCACGAACCGAAGCGACGCTCACGGCCCTCCCGAACGGGACGGTCGCGATTCAGACACCCGAACCGATGAGCGTCGAGTTGCGAATGCCGAAGTCGTCGTTCCCAGCTCAGCCCTTTGCCACGCCGTTCGCAAGCGGCGCATCGTCGCAATCGCATCGAGCACCGCGGCCGCAGGCGAGTCCGACCGGAACTCCCTGGCCTACTCCCGAACCGCCGACGGCAACCCCGTCTTCTTCGCCGGCGGCTTTGCCCTCGGCAGCACCATCGGCTTCGCCGTAAAGAAGGTTTGTAGCGTTTATGCACCTGCGTTCATCGTTTGCGAGTTTAGCGTTCGCCGGGATCGCGGCGATCGCAATGATTGCCGCCACGCCCGCTCCGACGGCGACCATGTCGCCCTATCCGCAAGGCACCGAGGCCGCCTTCGTCAAGTCGATCTCGGCCGATCTACAGCGCCGTTTTCCGAACCCGCAAGCCGCACAAGCCGCCGGATACTTTCGCTACACCAACGTCGATGAGGACGGCGCGATTAGCTACGCAAATTTGCATTGGCAAAGCGGCAACCCGCATCAACCCAGCCAACTGTGGTACGACGCGCAGGGCAATCTTCTCGGGGCCGATTTCTCAGCACTGCAGCGCACGTCGCCCGCACCCCCGCAAGTGTGGGGCGTCGACTATCACCGCTGGACGTCATTTCGCGAGCACATCCATTACGTCTTAAACGAGCCGGATGGGACGCAGAAATACGGCGGCGTTGGCCCGGCAAAATTCGCTGCCGCCGGCGGCAGCGTCGACGATCCAAAGCCCGAAACGCTGGTCAAGATGGGTCTCGCGACGTCGGCCGATCAGGTCGCGCACGTCTTTTTATTTCCGTCGATTTGGGACTTGATCGTGTGGGTCAAACCGAATCCGGCCGGCGCGTTTGCCGACAGCAATCCGACGGTTGCGACGCCGTCGCCGGGTCCCGCTTCAAAAATGTAGCGTAGTCCGCTGCGCTACTTGGTGCAGCGGGTCGATGCGATCTCGTAGGCGATGTCCGTGGCGCTATCCTCGGCCGTCGAAATTGCGTCGCGCTGTTTGTTGTAGTGAACGACGATCTTGACGTCTTTCGAATCTTCGGGCATCGCCTGAAGCTGCGGCGTCCATCCCGAAAGCGGATGCCCACCGCGCTCGATATTGTATTGCATCATGAACTGCGCCAGCGACGTAACGTCGGTCGCGAGCTGAAATTGATGTTGATATGCCTCGTTGAGCTTCTGCGCGGCATCGCGCATCTGCGCGGCAGCCGCCGGATCGGTGGTGAGCGACGCCGATTTGTTGAGTTGCTCGACCTCCGCGCCGATCGGACGGAGCGACGCTATGAGTACGTCCGATTCTTTGGTCAGTTTCACGCGCAGACCCAAGAAGCGGTTCACGTAATCCGGATGATCGAACATATCGTTCATCGCATCCATCTGTACGCCGACCGCATCGAACACGCGGTCGTTGGCGAGCATCGGGCGTAGCGCGGCGTTAAAATGCTCGGCCAGCGCGTTACAGTACGGAGAAGAAACGACGGTGACGATCGACTTGAGCTCGCGAGGCGCTGCGGTCGGCGATGCAGACGGAACCGGCGACGGCGCAACGCCCAGTAAGACGAACGCCAACGCCGCGCACATCGTACGGATCACTCGTTGCTCCAGTAATCCTTGAGCGCTTTGCCGCGCGACGGATGGCGCAGCTTACGCAGCGCCTTGGCTTCGATTTGGCGGATCCGCTCGCGCGTCACGCCGAACTCCTGGCCAACCTCTTCCAACGTACGTTGATGGCCGTCTTCTAATCCGAACCGCAGTACGAGAACTTTGCGTTCGCGATCCGTGAGGTTTTGCAGCACGTCCTGCATCTTCTCTTTGAGCAGCATCACCGATGCCGCTTCGGCCGGCGCCACGGCTTCCTGATCTTCGATGAAGTCGCCGAGATGTGAATCTTCTTCTTCGCCGATTGGCGTTTCGAGCGAAATCGGCTCTTGCGAGATCTTCATGACTTCGCGGACTTTTTCGGGGGTCAAACCCATTTGCTCGGCGATCTCTTCGACCGTCGGCTCCCGACCCAACTCTTGCAAAAGCTGGCGCGATACTTTGATCAGCCGGTTGATGGTTTCGACCATATGCACGGGAATACGGATGGTCCGCGCTTGATCGGCGAGCGCACGCGTGATCGCTTGCCGGATCCACCACGTGGCGTAGGTCGAGAACTTATAGCCCTTGGTATAGTCGAACTTTTCGACCGCGCGAATTAAACCGAGGTTGCCCTCCTGGATCAAATCTAGGAACAGCATTCCGCGCCCGACGTATTTCTTTGCGATCGATACCACGAGCCGAAGGTTCGCCTCGGTGAGCTGACGCTTGGCCTCTTCGCCCGAGTCCATAATCGCGCGAACGGCCGCGCCGTTTTTTGCCGATTCCAACTCGCCGGCTTCGATCCGCATTGCCAACGACTTCTCTTGTTCCATCGAGAGCAGCGGCACGCGACCGATCTCTTTGAGGTACATGCGGACCGGATCGTCCAGCGATAAGCTGTCGGAAATAGCGTCGGCTGCGGTACGCTCCTCGGCGTCGGCCTCGGCTTTTTCTTCCTTTTGATCCTCGCCTAAATCGATGCCGGAAGCGGAAATTTCCTCAAAGAACTCATCGAGCTGCTCGGGCGTGACTTCCTCGAGCACTTCGAAGGTGGCGCTGATTTCTTCATACGTCAGCGAGCCGCGACTTTTGCCGCGCGCCAGTAGTTTCTTTTTGAGTTCTTCGAGCGTAGGCGGCGGCGTTTCCGTGCCGCTAGCACTAGCTTTTTTGCGAGGCATCGAGCGTCTCACCCCCTTCGTTTCGATTTTCGTCATTTCGGTTGGCACCTGGGTCTCCAATTTCTTGCCGGTTCTCCAAATTCTCTCTTATCGTTTCAACCTCGCCGTCAGCGATTTGAATTCGGCCCACATATCGTCGGGAATCGATTCGCCGGCGGCCACACGTCGATCGATGGTCTCGTTTAACGCACGGTAACGGCCGCGTTCGTCGTCGAGCACCAAGCGTTCGACGATACGCTCCAAATGCGCGCGGCGATCCTCGGAACCAGCGTAAATCGTTGCCGAGCTCCGATCGCGCACCCCGAGGCCCGCGAGTAGCTCGGCGCTTTCGGCATCCTCGGAAAAGAGCTCGAACACGTCGGCGGTTTCCAGCAGTGCAAACGGCGCCGCAACGATGCGTTCGTAAATCCGGCGGTACGCTTCGTTGCGAAAACGCTCCGGCGCTATTCGCTTGCAAAAGTCGGCTACGAGTGCGGGTTCCTCGAGGAAGATGCTAACGGCTTCCCGTTCGAACGAAAGCGGCTGAGCCGTTGCGGGCACGTGCCGGCTACCCGTTACCGATCCGCCCGAACGCGGCGTAAAGTTCGCTGCGTCGGCGAGGAATCGGCTATTCCGAAGGTCGTCAACGCTCACCTGCAGCCGTCCTGCAACGTAGACGCGCCAGCGGTCCCACTCCGAACGATCGGTCATTTCGCGTATCAACGCTTCGGCTTTTGGTACGATGCGCGACGGCGCGTCGAAGCCCCGCTTGAGACGATCGATTTCCGCATCGATCCGAAACTCGATCGCAGGTTTGGCCCCATCGAGCAACGCCTGAAAGGCCGCGTTTCCGCGGCGCCTGACGTACGTATCGGGATCTTCATCGGGTGGAAGCAGCACGACGCGGACCGACGATCCGGCATGCTCGATGATCTTAGACGCAATATCGACGGCTTTGGTTGCGGCGGCGTTACCCGGAGCGTCACCGTCGAAGCACAGGTATACGTACTCGGCGTATTTTCGCAATTCTGACGCTTGCTCGGCCGTAAACGACGTGCCCAACGACGCCACGGCATTTTCGAAGCCCGCTTGATGCAACGCGATGCAATCGAGATACCCCTCCACCACGATCAGCGTCCGATCGAGTTGCGTCGCACGGCGCGCCAAATTCAGCGCGTACAGATGACTCCCCTTAACGTATGCCGGGGTAGAAGCGGTATTGAGATATTTCGGTTCCCCGTCTC of Candidatus Tumulicola sp. contains these proteins:
- the opp4C gene encoding oligopeptide ABC transporter permease; its protein translation is MAASIPLQPNAVVEDDQNVSKVTFWTRLRRHKLAMAGIVVLGLIVLAAIFAHQLSPFDPNAIDEVHWQGPPLPPCFVDHALCGGHLLGTDEVGRDLLSRLLYGARISLMVGFFAVFMEVLIGTTLGAISGYYGGWVDWLIMRITDVFLSIPLLPLLLVLTAIVAASSSKAALSFGVIVLIIGALAWMSVARLVRASFLSLREREFAEAARAIGNRDGRIIFRHLLPNAIAPIVVQATLDIAGVIILESTLSFLGLGIQPPTASWGNMLSNAQATLETAWWAAVFPGLAILVTVLAINYIGDGLRDALDPNMR
- a CDS encoding ABC transporter permease, translated to MRSLFTYVVRRTLQSIPLLLLISVILYAILYNMPGGPLAPYLANPHITPADIARLKHNLGMDQPVPVQYFKWLMHVLTGDFGYSTSNSEPVLQAILERLPATLELMLTSFVFSLAVGVAAGIVSAVYRYTVVDYFITTLAFFGQSMPVFWFALMMQLAFAVHGIPLPFGYQIQLPSAGISSSDTFELSDRLSHLILPTLVLSLLSLALFSRFMRSSLLEVLGTDYMRTAAAKGLGFRAVLFKHGLKNALIPVVTVVALSLPGVLGGAIITEDIFAWPGTGRLFYNGLTQGDISLLMGILIILAVAVVFSNLLADVVYAWLDPRVKYD
- a CDS encoding proline dehydrogenase family protein, which codes for MAFLDGLFAPNSAFQKNFFFLAKRFVPGESIESAVSTVRELNAAGMTASLDYLGEDVTEREAALHTVDAYLRILDALQAAGVDSNVSIKLTALGLLIDEDFALDNVSRIAQRAAQNSDPFVRIDMEGSAVTDATLRVFERCFAANKNVGIVLQAYLKRTAADVERAIALGARVRLCKGAYREPPEIAYQQMPEIRENYLRLAERLLSAGTYPGIATHDRRLIGAVRDFCSRNAIPPSRFEFQMLHGCRPAEQHELVAQGYNMRVYVPFGTHWAGYFYRRVLERRENAWFALSSIFSR
- a CDS encoding ABC transporter permease subunit; protein product: MRWVFPAAALLLVVGIVAPVIAVLASMSPGEAAASFNADARAALNVSLTASLAATAVATLLGVPAGYWLGHAGRGVRATALFLLALPLAFPPVASGLMLIVTLGTRAPVGAWLAAHGLRVPDTLLGVGVAEFFVSGSFVAIAATAAFAAVDPVYADAARTLGAGEWRIFGRIALPAAAGSVLAGVTFAWLRAIGEYGATSVLAYHPTSLPVALYVALSAQGVRQAMALCYGFVVLAVVALLVAWILRRRVVP
- the dtd gene encoding D-aminoacyl-tRNA deacylase, translated to MRAVVQRVSNARVSVDRSETGAIDAGLVAYVGVGRNDTERDALWIAEKIAELRVFEDDAGRMNRSVEQCGGGVLLISQFTLLGDARRGRRPSFAAAASGEPARDLYERVGSALETRGLRVAYGVFGADMEVQQSNQGPVTILLDSERTF
- a CDS encoding manganese efflux pump, producing the protein MTAALKIAFVALSLSLDVFAVSIGVGVRGVERALKLRIGLAFATAEVAMNVIGAGIGVAAGRLFGEVAGFVGFGALVVLGIFMMSESRSKSAAAKLDLSKGWGLFVASLAISLDSLGIGFSILYIGVPPVIALVIIGFVSLCATAAGLTLGARLGGFAERYAAFLGGLLLTLTGLTFAVLKILHVG
- a CDS encoding 3-keto-5-aminohexanoate cleavage protein, which translates into the protein MQPLIITCAPVGAEVTLDQTPHLPHTPERLGETARRIREAGASMIHVHCRDDDGNNTHDVGRFAEAYNEIRAASDLIVQFSTGGAIGMSPQERAGVLQLRPEMATLTCGSVNFGDEIFENSFPIMRALATSMTEYGVRPELEIFDKGHLSNARRLHREGILAMPQHVDFVLGVPGGLDATVANLCDLVDDLPHGCTWSVAGVGRQQLPMALAAIAMGGHVRVGLEDNLYYSKGRLASNEELVARIARIAEEAGRPVATPDEAREILGLGRREDARPEGISAPAAN
- a CDS encoding DUF1611 domain-containing protein — translated: MLDSRGAGYALLHLARTRGSRRIFVVGTAKNVGKTVAARAIYAAAIATGLRVALLSTGRDGESFDAVDGVAKPRLFVRPGTVVATAADALSAGFATEVLEVLPLETAAGPVTIVRIREAAHLELIGPPTASGVARTLERLDTLADVVIVDGAIDRVAALAGSGAAVVIATGAAAAATPDDATDAARILAKRLGIAALDAGAPALRVEGALTASKAAPLIAARETRQVVIGDPTQFALAGRAADAAFERLDVRCERPLHPIATTIASIGRGHAFEPLSFARAVAEATGLPAYDVYAGWGVA